DNA from Quercus lobata isolate SW786 chromosome 1, ValleyOak3.0 Primary Assembly, whole genome shotgun sequence:
CATTCACTCTTTCATTCTAGATTTTCTTAATGCTGATGTTAATGGGCTGTATCTAAACAAATCTATTGAGCCTCTTTTGGCTGTTTCTTTAATATATTCCTCcttttacccccaaaaaaagaagtccAAACTCATTGAAAGTCAATACTTAAATAATTGCTTAATTTTCCCTaaacattattttcatttttagctTATTTAATGGATTAGCTCTGACCCACCCACCTCACGAGAAAATGCAACATGCATGGATGGCATGTTTCCTCCCCTCTCACATGAAGTTAAACCCCACAAGTGGAGTTTTACTTTCACGTAAGGGGAGGAAATATGCATCTGATACATGGTATACCATCTCACAcaccaaaaatccaaaacttatatataattCCACTCCCAAAATTCCCTCTTGATAACCTTTCTTCCTTTACAAGTTGTTTGAGCTAAGTACAATCTAGGTTGCACGGACACGCCATTTTTGGCGTCGTGTCGGTGTCGGACACGTGTCGGACACCGGAACGGGTACGACTCGCTAGATTCCGGTGTCCGGCGagtgtctcttttttttttttttttttttttttttttttttttttttttttttttttttttttttttcgcttctcCGACACGGCTCCGACACGCCaacggtgaaaaaaaaaaggaaatcacaGATTTTGACTTACCAATAACATTGATTTTGTGAAACAACAAGCCTGAGAAGTCCCGAAACCCACATCTCAAGTTCTCACTTCTCAACCCACCCACCCTCTGCTCTGCCCGCTGCTGCCGTTGCCCTCTGTTCCTTGCCGGAGCTAGATCGGGCCGATCGGCGAGCTCCATCAACGTCGACGCCGTGTTTGTCCctttcgatctctctctctctctcagcgtCAGGTCCTACCTCTTTAAGcttctctctgttttttcttttcttttttttttttcagatatTCGGCCATTTGGTTTGGGTGAATGACTGTATGGGTTAGTGGGTTACTTATAACacgctttgttttttttaatcccactcTCACTATCTCGTTACTGTGTTTCTTTACTCAGCCCTTCAGCCTTTTGTTTTGCCTCAAATTATAATGTTTATTATAAATGGGTCCTGTTaacaaatctatttttgaaaattttttattaagaattaaaatagttgtcaaaactttttcaatttttgataaacttttttcaaaattggtttattattttgtaCCCTTAGGACGCATATTAGTAAAATCCATTATAaatttagtgatttttgtttttgtatgtcctgctatagttttatttatttatttattaaagttaaatattATAGGTGATTTTACTAAAATGAATATTGAAAGTGAAAAATCAGCTCAATCAGTTGcctaatttaaattctagacataaacgtattttatgtctaaaaatatttaaaaatatgcctaaatataaaatttaattaattatttaaccgtCGTGTCCCCGCCGTGTCGTgtccttatttttaaaaaattggcgTATCCCTGTGTCCGTGTCTGTGTCGTGTCCGTGTCCGTATCCGTGTCCGTGCAACATAGAGTACAATACCAATACAAATGGAGAAATCTGGGTATGGGAGAGATGGGATATACAGGTCAATGAGACCACCACTAGTGTTACCAAAAGACCCAAATCATTCCATAGTCACATTTCTCTTCAGAAACGCATCCTCGTACTCGTACCCAAACAAACCTGCTCTCATAGACGCAGAAACCTCCGAAACCTTAACCTTCTCGCAACTAAAATCCACAATCGCGAAAGTGTCACAAGGATTGCTCAGCCTAGGCGTCACCAAAAACGATGTTGTCCTCATCTTCGCTCCGAACTCAATCCAATTCCCAATCTGCTTTCTATCCATCGTCGTAATAGGTGCAATCGCCTCAACAACCAACCCTCTGTACACAACCCAAGAACTCTCCAAACAAGTCAAGGACTCGAACCCAAAGTTAGTTATTACCGTTGCCAAACTGTTCGACAAAGTCAAAAGTTTCAACCTCCCAGCTGTCATTTTAGGACCAAACACCAACCTTACTTCAAACCCGAACGTTATCCACTTCAACGATTTGCTAAACCTTaacccatcatcatcatcatcagattcCGAGCTGAACATCAACCACGTGAAGCAAAACGACACCGCCGCGTTGCTATACTCGTCGGGAACCACGGGGAAAAGCAAAGGCGTGGTTTTGAGTCATGGGAATTTCATCGCGACGTCGCTGATGGTGACGATGGATCAAGAGGTGTCCGGAGAGAGACACCACGTGTTCCTGTGCGTGTTGCCGATGTCTCACGTGGCTGGGTTGTCGCTGATTATGTACGGGCAGTTGCAGATTGGGAATGCGGTGGTTTCGATGGAGAGGTTTGGGCTGGAGAAGGTGTTGGCGGCGGTAGAGAGGTATAGGGTCAGTCACCTTTGGGTGGTGCCGCCGATCATATTGGCTCTGGCGAAACAGAGTGTGGTGAAGAGGTACGACTTGTCGTCGTTGAAGCAAATCTTGTCTGGTGCTGCGCCTTTGGGTAAGGATTTGATGGAGGAGTGTATTAGgaattttattattgataaaattatCTAAGAgtttatcaaattatatatatatatatatatatatatattattgataaaattatCTAAGAgtttatcaaattaaaataggCAAATTATAACTTACACACCTAtcgtttgaccaaaatttaagttgtttacttgtgatttgaaatttgacactttacccattTAAGATTTGCTCACTTAAAGTTTCATAACCCATctctgtaaaaaaaaagttctaaataTGTAAGTTTGCACCACTTCTATGTCTCTTTCctctaaaaatacaaaaaatataaaaatacaagatcaaataagattaaaaaaattcttaaaaaaaaaaaagattaaaaagaattttgttGAACATTTGTATCATGAGATGTCGAACTACAggtaaacaacttaaattttgatcaaacctcaagtgggtaaagtgtcaaatttcaaaccataggtaaacaatttaaattttggtcaaattaCATGTGGGTATGTTGTAATTTGCCCAATTaaaatatatggtttaaaatataaatctttttCTATGCAAAGTATGACTACCACTTGTACCTTGTGTcaactttaaataaaaaaaaattatgtactaATCAGGAGTTGACACATTTTTGTCAACTATAGATTTGTGTAACTCTTTGTTGTCAATCTCTATGATGATTATTGAATTAATGTATTAAAAATCTTACCAGTGATTACATATGTTTTCATTATTCTTAACACGCACAATCAAACTAAAGGTTCGTTCACTTCGTGCACCACACCTAGGTTCGAATCCCGCTGCCCGTAGGAGTCCGTTGGTGGGCATCCTTAATGGGGTAACTTCCCACACAGTGGTATAGGCGGGCCCCCGAGATCGGGCTATCTCGTCCAAGACCATCTGGCGCCCTGCCCGAGGGTGTAATATAGCCATAAAGGcccccattttttattttctcaaaaaaaaaaaaaaaaaaactaaatgtttaccaattgttatttattatttaatgtgtACATCCATGATCCATGCtttgtgtataattttaattaataaaaaaaaattgaaagtgaaTTTTTCATAGACAagatagttatttatatatttgattattttgaaaatttgtgagGATGGTAGGGGGTATAGCGAGACGATATAATcttgaagatttttcaaaatacaataaaaaagttattgagTTGCGTAATATTAACACACTACactatatttaatttaaatttctgtctatatgtatgtgtgtgtgcatgCGCGTGTGCACAATTCATGCCTAGGAATCTTATATGAATTCATGAGAGGAGCGCACAATCCATGCCTGGAAGTCTTATATGAATGTTGAGAGAAACACATGACCCATGCACAATTGATCTGGTACATGATAGGAACAGTTTGGCACTACTTTAAGAGAGGAtctgagagagaaaaagaaaaagtaatgatAATAGTTGAATATGATATGTTTTGGATTTCTAAATTAGCTTTATGAATTGGTTATGAGTGTTAGTTGTTTGATGGAATGTCTGTAACGCCttatgtttttgaaaagttctatttgttgcttttttaaaaatgtactTGCTGACCCTAAAATGCACAATGATTggaataacaaatttattaagTGGTCATGTTTACCTACAgtaaattatagaaaataacaaataacgATAGTTTAGCAGATGGCTTTAGACTCCAATACAATAAACATACTCATAGATATTATACTTTAAGGAGCAGTTTGTTATACGTATTGCAAATTGAATGAACTGTAACAATAACTACTGTTTTTCtgttttgggggaaatgtcaatttttatatttaacttTGTTCTGTTTAGTCCTGTCTCTCAAATGTCATGTATTTGAATTGATTTACTAGCTATTTTGTACCCTaatttgaaaaagagagaagaataaTAGTTTAATGAAAACTGCTGGAGTTGTATTTCAACAGTTGAACTTATGAAGGAATCTCAGGATTGTTGACCAGAGAGACCATCTTTGTGACAACTGAGTTAGAGTTGCTGGGAATGGCTAAATGGCTCTAGTATGCAGTATATCTAGTTAGTGGCTTGTCGAATTCTTCAGTCTAGGCACTGAAAATTCAAGAATACTTCATTGAGATATTACACTTTTGCACTGCTGACATTCTGGGAAGTTTTTTTTGGCAATTCATTGCCTGCCTTGGCTTTTGATTTTAAATATCTTTCTCTTCAtgcttttcatttttgttagaGCAGCAGGTGATGGAAAAGTTCCATTTTTATTTAGAGCGCTTTTTTCTTTCAGGGCTACGGTATGACAGAAACTTGTGGAATTGTTTCCGTGGAGAATCCAAGAGTAGGAATTCGGAATACTGGTTCAGCCGGAATGCTTGCTCCAGGAGTTGAATCCCAGATAGTCAGTGTAGATACATTGAAGCCTCTCCCTCCTAATCAGTTAGGGGAGATATGGGTTCGGGGGCCTAATATGATGCAAGGTAGAGtgctttttatttgtttcagtccTGATCCTTGCATTCCTGGACCTGTTTACATGGGTATATTTGCTGCTTTATAGTAGAATATTCTGCTCTTTGGTTGAAAGGGAAAGCCAGGTAGCTCATCATTGactgattaaatttttttttgatgtccAACATATAGATGTGGGAAAGTCAGACCATTgactaattaaattatttttagttttccaGCATCATAGATGTGGCAATTTATTGTATTCAAATATGGAAACATGTTTGATAAGCATACCAAAGTTGTACTTCTGATGTCAGACAAATCCTATGCATATGTTCTGAATGATAACAACTTGTGCAAATCTTTGAGATACCTTGGTCCTAGTTAGGGGTGTGCATCTATCCCACCAATCCCATGAAACCAACCCAATCCAATACCTTGGGGGTTGGTTCTCATGGATtggaaatttatttaaatttatttttcatatggTAGTGCCATTTGTTATCAGACAAGTTGATGGAGCAACCATTGCATTTTAGGGAACAAGTATCATCTTTCTTTGGAAGCCTAACATTGAGGCACCGTCCACAAAAAGTGCTTGTGGTAGTTAATTagataactaattttttattttatgttttgtctggTACTTCTATAGTCAAGGGTATTGTCATAATTCTGCAATTATTGGTTGTGGCTTGTAGGTTATAGATGTTGCCCTTGGGTTTTATGTTATTAATATTAACTATAGATAAGTCTTATTtagtttattcatttttattgtgGACTGTAGATCAATTCAATTAGGCACATTTTAACTAGTCAAAGTTGGAGTTCTGGTGCTATTCGGAAAAATTAAGTTCTGGATTCTATATAAATGTGGGAATTTATGAAATACGGAGAGTTtgattaatagaaaattttgggAGTTACTGGATTTAAGGCATGTTGGTCTTAGTGTGATCTTTCCTACCTTTATCTTCTACTTTGGCATTCTATCATTATTTACGATACTGTTTATGGGTACTATTTATGTACACTGCTCGTGTTACTGTTCACATGCATGATTAATATTACCGTTCATAGCCTGTGAgcaaattcaatttttgtttctttccaTCTCTTTTGTAATCCAAAATCAAATAGTTCCCTTTCCTACCAAAaccttattatttattttgaacacTAACCCTTCTTCTGAAGTTTTAAACCTTACATGAAATTGTCCTAACAATAAGCCCACAATAAGTACCATTTATCCAACGTCATCAGTAAGATGATCTTGGGATAACATGTTATCTTACCATTCAGAATTGCAATTGTTTTAGCTATTTTGATCAGAATTTTGTAATAATTCCAAGACTTTGACCAATTCAGTCtcatatatagatttttttttcctctaggattgttgtaacttgtaactgCATTTATCAGTCCGCTATTGGAATTTAAAAGAAGCGGGTGAGGTAGTCCAGTCTCATGCCAAATGATGGCAGGTGGGGTACTCTGTCAAATAAAGAGTATCCAGAAGTGTGGTTGCAAAGGGAATTTGAACATATACACATTGGTTCCCTGGCCTgcttgttatatttgaaaagCTGCCACTTTGATCCCCATCGCATGCTTATTGAAGATACAACTTTAGCAGCCAAATCATGGCTGTTCAGCTCATCTCTATATGGAGGCAATGTTAGTGCTAATATGCTACCTACCATGAGCAATAAGGCCTCTTGTCCATATGATCGTATGCCTCTCTCTGAACTACCCTCTCTCTTGGTGCATATTTGACATTAAGCGTCTCTAATTGCTCTTAGGGTACCAAATCATATGTCATTGAAAGAAGGGCGACCTTTTGACTTGATATAATCATTATATTAAAGGCATTTTAGGAGGGTTACTGACGcaggacaaccagaacaaaattgaaagaacggaaaaataaaagatatgacctaggagtcagcacctaggccttgcttggagtcagcaccaagcgggaaaccactaggagtcagcacctaggatAGACCTGGAGTCAACACCagaccaaagaaagaccaaacggccattgttttcattcatcaaaatatcaactgtctcctcaaggagtacaataggttgcttataaaggattactaaaccctagttctaaatggctaggaaaccctaattgccttattacaaaaatacccttgctggctaggaaaccctaattgccttattacaaaaataaccttacttctaaattaaaatactaaaagctcaataaactactaggatctaaaacataaaaatacaattgacttgcaaacataaataatattaaataataattctcTTTCATCTCCCGCATCAGTTACCAATCATGAGATTAAGCAGTGGGAATATAcattttaaacatattttgatATGCCTTATAAACTTTGCTGCTATTCCACTTTCATGTCAAGGATGAGAATTAGTACTTTTCTCTGTACGACATGTTCAGTCATGCTTGCTACATAAAAGTCATCAGTAACTGTTGCCTGCGATAGTGTCTGGCCTGTTTCTTCCATATAGTTGATCTTTGTACCGGAAGTGATACAACTTAATAAGTTTCAAATGCTATAGCCTTTTCAATTCTTTTGCATGTGAGATCTGCATTTCTTTAACATGTTCTAGGCATTTTCTTACTTTATTCATTCAGAATATGTAACATTATCATTGAAGCTCTCATTTTCAGGTTATTACAACAATCCACAGGCCACCAAACTGACTATAGATAAAAAAGGATGGGTACACACAGGAGATCTCGGATATTTTGATGGAGATGGGAATCTTTATGTTGTTGACCGAATTAAGGAGCTTATCAAGTACAAAGGTTTTCAGGTAACTTAGCTTGGCACAAATGTTTTAAATAGTTGGAAGGGGCCTTTGGTTCAGTATCATGATAAACATTGAACTATGGTTGAGCATTATCAACAAGTTTCCCATTCCTAAAACTGTGTTACGTTGTGTAGACTTGACTTTTCTGTTAACAGAGAATGTTTgtactatatttttttggtcaaaCGATCTGGTTTTTTCTTTGGTATGGTTTGCTTGATAAACTTTCCaccatttttttcccttaggTTGCACCAGCGGAGCTTGAAGGGTTGCTTGTTTCTCATCCTGAGATATTGGATGCAGTTGTCATTCCGTAAGTATAAGCCATGAAAAATATGCATTACTCACTCAGTCCACTAAAAAATGTATGTCAATTCCTATTTAATAAACACATTATTGAAAGTTGAGTCATTTCCACCCTGCAGATTTCCTGATGCTGAAGCTGGTGAAGTCCCAATCGCATATGTTGTACGCTCACCCAACAGTTCACTGACTGAAGAAGATATTAAGAAATTCATTGCTAGTCAGGTAAGGGTCTGGGAAAAGGAAGTTTAGGATTGAATTTCATATGATATGATATTGCTCTTCTGCAGAATGTGTGACATGCCAACATCGTTTGCATGCATCTGAAATCATGTATCTACTCTTTGTTATAGGTTGCACCTTTCAAAAGATTAAGACGTGTGACATTCATAGATAAAGTCCCCAAGTCTTCTTCAGGAAAGATCCTCAGAAGAGAGCTCATTGAGAAAGTAAGGTCAAAAATGTGAAATTGAAGTCAGTTCTAAGTTAGAATCCAAATGTGTTGGTGTAGAACTTCTAAGGAATAACAATGGCTGCGGTAATGTACCCCTTCCTGCCCTGCTCCTCCGTACAGTGGATACATTTCTTTTTAAACCAGATTGTGTTGGTCTTAAACTgtagaaaattttcattcaacaataaaacatatatatgattaccctcttttttttcttccttttcttttgttgcaaTGTAAGAATCTGAATACACTGTTCAGTTGATGATAGGAATTTCTTACCACCTTATTGAGAAATCTGTCCAATAAACATGAAATCTAAGAGTTCAACAAAAGGAATTTTTTGTGACATACAAAGTTCAGATGAAAATAGACGACAACAAAGAAGATTTGTGCACGTTATCCTCAAGTTTTACCTCCAAAGGAGATGGAATGGGTGTATACCTCAACACTCACGAAGCAtcgaactttaaaaaaaaaaaaaaaaaattctctcttgtTACGATTATACCGGGTCTTGTTAGTG
Protein-coding regions in this window:
- the LOC115991962 gene encoding 4-coumarate--CoA ligase-like 7 yields the protein MEKSGYGRDGIYRSMRPPLVLPKDPNHSIVTFLFRNASSYSYPNKPALIDAETSETLTFSQLKSTIAKVSQGLLSLGVTKNDVVLIFAPNSIQFPICFLSIVVIGAIASTTNPLYTTQELSKQVKDSNPKLVITVAKLFDKVKSFNLPAVILGPNTNLTSNPNVIHFNDLLNLNPSSSSSDSELNINHVKQNDTAALLYSSGTTGKSKGVVLSHGNFIATSLMVTMDQEVSGERHHVFLCVLPMSHVAGLSLIMYGQLQIGNAVVSMERFGLEKVLAAVERYRVSHLWVVPPIILALAKQSVVKRYDLSSLKQILSGAAPLGKDLMEECIRNFIIDKII